A portion of the Parasedimentitalea marina genome contains these proteins:
- a CDS encoding ABC transporter permease, whose translation MYEVIARARAEGARFRLQPEMFHKLSAALTLLILVAIFAFGNPAFLSVNNGLTIMLQTSVIGLLGIGMTMVIITGGIDLSVGSVLALSGTVTGMLVKSGMPVLPAMFCGVIVGALCGLFNGFVITKMRITPFVATLGMMLIARGIALQLTGAAPISRLGEAFGVLGNGALFRIVEMGANGFPKVVFPGIPYPVILLVVVAILGSYMLRRRQIGRHIYATGSNEEAARLAGVEVDRTKMIAYSLSGALAGLSGIVLMSRLVTAQPNEGVMYELDAIAAAVIGGASLMGGVGAISGTLIGAFIIGVLRNGLNMAGVSAFIQQIVIGFVVIFAVYIDQIRSRR comes from the coding sequence ATGTATGAAGTCATCGCAAGGGCACGGGCCGAGGGCGCGCGTTTTAGGCTACAGCCCGAGATGTTCCACAAGCTATCAGCGGCACTCACGCTTTTAATTCTGGTCGCAATTTTTGCCTTCGGGAATCCGGCATTTCTGTCTGTGAACAATGGCTTGACCATTATGCTTCAGACGTCGGTGATAGGGTTGCTTGGGATTGGCATGACAATGGTCATCATCACTGGTGGCATCGATCTGAGTGTGGGGTCGGTTCTGGCGCTGTCGGGAACGGTAACCGGCATGTTGGTCAAATCGGGCATGCCGGTACTTCCCGCCATGTTTTGTGGCGTTATCGTTGGTGCCCTATGCGGGTTGTTCAACGGGTTTGTCATCACAAAGATGCGGATCACACCCTTTGTTGCAACGCTTGGAATGATGCTGATTGCGCGCGGTATCGCCTTGCAGCTTACAGGTGCCGCGCCAATTTCCCGCCTGGGAGAAGCGTTTGGGGTTCTTGGCAATGGGGCCTTGTTCCGCATTGTTGAAATGGGCGCCAATGGGTTTCCCAAAGTCGTCTTCCCTGGCATCCCATATCCGGTGATCCTACTCGTGGTCGTCGCAATTTTGGGCTCGTATATGCTGCGCCGTCGTCAGATCGGACGCCATATCTATGCCACTGGATCCAATGAAGAGGCCGCACGTCTGGCAGGTGTCGAAGTCGACCGGACCAAGATGATTGCCTACTCACTGTCCGGTGCCCTTGCGGGCCTGTCCGGGATTGTCCTGATGTCCCGGCTTGTCACTGCCCAGCCCAATGAGGGCGTCATGTATGAGCTCGACGCCATCGCCGCAGCCGTTATCGGCGGTGCATCTCTAATGGGAGGGGTGGGGGCAATATCGGGCACATTGATCGGCGCCTTCATCATCGGCGTCCTGCGCAATGGCCTGAATATGGCCGGAGTGTCTGCCTTTATCCAACAGATTGTAATCGGTTTTGTCGTCATCTTTGCCGTCTACATCGATCAGATCCGTAGCCGCCGGTAA